From a region of the Chitinivorax tropicus genome:
- a CDS encoding acyltransferase family protein: MNRHFSLYLDLLRLLAALAVLLSHANMRSLVETSLLPQSFGHNAVIVFFLLSGYVIAYVADTKENTARTYWISRLARIYSVALPATLLAPIMDWAGSQFAPAFYAGDVTTHDYGLIRIAASLTFTNELWLISIMPFSNSAYWSLCYEMAYYLLFSIWSFAPAHRRWPWLGLAALVIGPKILLLAPIWLLGVVLYHWRAGHRIAKTAGWLLWLGSLAGILAYQWWDIGKILSKHTEQWLGTWLYTRLHFSKHFLGDYLLALIISASFLGFRAIADQFAGCFKYAGGAIRQASSYTFSIYLFHLPILFFWHMAIPGDRRHITYYLMIVFITLVCTILLGRVTEQQKDQLKKWLNAYLPLQTNPVAQQNAP, translated from the coding sequence ATGAACCGACATTTTTCGCTCTATCTGGATCTGCTGCGCCTGCTTGCTGCCTTGGCGGTGTTGCTCTCTCACGCCAATATGCGCAGCCTAGTTGAAACCAGCCTGTTACCCCAGTCCTTTGGGCACAACGCGGTGATCGTCTTTTTCCTGCTGTCCGGCTATGTCATCGCATATGTGGCCGACACCAAGGAGAATACCGCCCGCACGTATTGGATCAGCCGTCTGGCACGTATCTACTCGGTAGCCCTGCCCGCCACCTTGCTGGCCCCGATCATGGACTGGGCCGGCAGCCAGTTTGCCCCGGCCTTTTACGCGGGCGATGTGACAACCCACGATTATGGTCTGATCCGTATCGCAGCCAGCCTGACCTTCACCAACGAGCTGTGGCTGATCTCAATCATGCCTTTTTCCAACTCTGCGTATTGGTCGCTGTGCTATGAAATGGCGTATTACCTGCTGTTTTCCATCTGGAGCTTTGCCCCTGCTCACCGCCGTTGGCCGTGGCTGGGCTTGGCTGCGTTGGTGATAGGCCCGAAAATCCTGTTGCTGGCACCGATCTGGCTGCTGGGCGTGGTGTTGTATCACTGGCGGGCAGGCCACCGCATTGCCAAGACAGCTGGCTGGCTGCTCTGGCTTGGCTCGCTGGCTGGCATTCTGGCATACCAGTGGTGGGATATCGGCAAAATCCTATCGAAGCACACCGAACAATGGCTGGGCACTTGGCTTTACACACGCCTGCACTTTTCCAAGCATTTCCTGGGCGATTACCTGTTGGCGCTGATCATCAGCGCCAGCTTCCTGGGCTTTCGCGCCATTGCGGATCAATTCGCCGGTTGTTTCAAATACGCCGGAGGGGCGATTCGTCAGGCATCCAGCTATACCTTCTCGATCTACTTGTTTCACCTACCCATTCTGTTCTTCTGGCACATGGCCATTCCGGGTGATCGACGACACATCACTTACTATTTGATGATCGTATTCATCACCTTGGTCTGCACCATTTTGCTTGGCCGGGTGACCGAGCAACAAAAGGACCAATTGAAAAAGTGGCTGAATGCATACCTGCCATTGCAGACGAACCCAGTGGCCCAGCAAAACGCCCCATAG
- a CDS encoding putative 2OG-Fe(II) oxygenase, whose protein sequence is MNAHTQLDNQANVSTATLELLFPSPVIYFDWPDSQALNEALRDVVLQKRETTTGVVKTNRGGWQSDTNLQEWGDPATQQLIARILTLVKEYVIRQIGRDDPAFDSGWKIRAWANVNEKGHFNRTHDHLGRHSFFSGVYYVNVGDIESGHAGGGRTRFEDWTRVAIDTNQNADPLRRDYLMTPRNGRMLMFPASLMHSVEVYGGDTQRITIAFNLYHPGFGVPRLEEFMQQSDWWWTNFRGLMIAKRKLPEKLYALTRIPGQLLARKVENPLSFNAWRRHVSTAVGHATALASERFEARRKGI, encoded by the coding sequence ATGAACGCGCATACACAGCTCGACAACCAAGCCAATGTGTCAACAGCAACGCTTGAACTGCTGTTCCCATCGCCCGTCATCTATTTTGATTGGCCAGACAGCCAAGCACTGAATGAGGCTTTGCGCGATGTTGTCCTACAAAAGCGCGAGACGACGACCGGCGTGGTCAAGACCAATCGTGGCGGCTGGCAGTCCGATACCAATCTGCAGGAATGGGGAGACCCAGCCACCCAGCAGCTGATAGCACGTATCCTGACCCTGGTGAAAGAATATGTGATCCGACAGATTGGCCGTGATGACCCGGCATTCGACAGTGGCTGGAAAATCCGCGCCTGGGCCAATGTCAATGAAAAAGGACATTTCAACCGCACCCACGATCACCTGGGCCGACATTCCTTTTTCTCCGGGGTCTATTACGTCAACGTCGGGGATATCGAATCTGGCCACGCCGGCGGGGGCCGCACCCGATTTGAGGACTGGACACGCGTTGCGATCGACACCAACCAGAATGCAGACCCACTACGGCGTGATTATCTGATGACGCCTCGCAACGGGCGCATGTTGATGTTCCCAGCCAGCCTGATGCATTCGGTGGAAGTATATGGTGGCGACACCCAGCGCATCACCATCGCCTTCAACCTTTACCACCCAGGCTTTGGCGTGCCACGACTGGAAGAGTTCATGCAACAGTCAGACTGGTGGTGGACAAACTTCCGCGGCCTGATGATCGCCAAACGTAAGCTGCCGGAAAAACTGTATGCATTGACCAGAATTCCCGGCCAGCTATTGGCCCGTAAGGTGGAAAACCCGCTTTCATTCAACGCCTGGCGCCGCCATGTCAGCACGGCGGTCGGTCACGCGACCGCACTCGCCAGTGAGCGCTTCGAAGCCAGACGCAAAGGCATCTGA
- a CDS encoding TonB-dependent receptor domain-containing protein: MRLKPISLALATAGLLTASYQTLADDAPKKAERIEVVGSSIKRINKEGPAPVVTIKRAEIEKTGATTVVELLGQLPVVSGFFTGDDNGSYAVGAAAASMRGLGSKNVLVLLNGRRIANYAFALGADITFVDLNSLPVSAIEQVEILKDGASAIYGSDAVAGVINFKTRRNYQGFEASVGTGATLDGDTQELSTNLTGGFGNLEEDGRNLLVTVDAYHREPTFSKKHTLTKSADRRKYGGADGRATNIFPGSFMRFDEAPFREAMPGCPADRIATDDRGDTYCRYESADFAQLQPRATRTTVAALYNQKLGSDTQLFAELALNRNVTDYDTGYRSIETGTSHMLAPGDAAYRSEINGITNSKRLQVFRAVYEAGISSNKTTSDMSRGLIGIRSTFGNWDLESALYYSKNKITSIDYKQLLKDKVLDAYFNGGYDPFAAWNPDELVRPLLTDVHREATSEIRVADVKMSNGELFKLGEGSVGFAWGASTSKEKMADIPDAQLAANNIENWGGTRSEGDRKLHSIYGEFSLTPIKQLEIQLAARHDRYSDFGGTTNPKLAMLFKPSDQVLVRGGITTSFKAPTLPQLYMKETKSFNAGVADWVRCRPLKLTKAQCVYFPEEKLVGNKDLQAEKSKNMSFGIALQPTQNLYASLDWFRILQRDTVQLLDAQYMLDNEDKDPALARLIERDPRNKALEARFPGLERGRLFRMLRPYRNVGRTDVEGYDLELRYDISLGEWGKLTLRDDFNNLLHLEQSTVEDGPTSNRVGGYDTPRWRNAFTITYSNKAWDGSLKAKTVARTLDVSDPRFVDPSLDGQVGAYTIFDANFNYRGIRSLTLNAGIKNLFNKTPPFLINLDSFAGATTDRIGRIFYANARYQFK; this comes from the coding sequence GTGAGACTCAAACCTATTTCCTTAGCACTGGCCACGGCGGGTCTGTTGACCGCTTCCTACCAAACACTGGCTGACGACGCACCAAAAAAAGCAGAACGCATTGAAGTCGTTGGCTCAAGCATCAAGCGCATCAACAAAGAAGGCCCAGCTCCGGTCGTCACTATCAAGCGCGCCGAAATCGAAAAGACCGGTGCCACCACCGTGGTTGAATTGCTGGGTCAGCTGCCTGTCGTCAGCGGTTTTTTCACTGGCGATGACAATGGTTCATACGCTGTTGGCGCAGCTGCCGCCAGCATGCGGGGGCTGGGTTCGAAGAACGTTCTGGTGCTGTTGAATGGTCGGCGGATCGCCAACTACGCCTTCGCATTGGGCGCAGATATCACCTTCGTCGATCTGAACAGCCTGCCGGTGTCGGCCATTGAACAGGTCGAAATCCTCAAAGATGGCGCATCCGCCATCTATGGTTCTGATGCGGTCGCTGGGGTGATCAACTTCAAAACCCGTCGCAATTACCAAGGCTTTGAGGCATCGGTGGGTACAGGCGCCACATTGGATGGCGACACCCAGGAGCTGTCCACCAACCTGACAGGCGGCTTTGGCAACCTCGAAGAAGATGGCCGTAACTTGCTGGTGACAGTGGATGCCTACCATCGCGAGCCCACATTCAGCAAAAAACACACACTGACCAAATCGGCTGACCGTAGAAAGTACGGCGGCGCAGATGGTCGAGCGACCAATATCTTCCCCGGCAGCTTCATGCGGTTTGATGAGGCTCCCTTCCGCGAGGCGATGCCAGGCTGTCCTGCAGACCGGATCGCAACTGATGATCGGGGTGACACCTACTGCCGCTATGAGAGCGCAGACTTTGCTCAGCTGCAACCTCGGGCAACCCGTACTACTGTGGCAGCCCTCTATAACCAGAAGCTAGGCAGCGACACGCAGCTGTTCGCTGAGCTGGCCTTGAATCGCAACGTCACCGACTACGACACCGGCTATCGCTCCATAGAAACAGGTACCTCACATATGCTAGCTCCTGGCGACGCCGCGTATCGCTCGGAGATCAACGGCATCACCAACAGCAAGCGGTTGCAGGTATTCCGTGCCGTCTATGAGGCAGGGATCAGCAGCAACAAAACCACGTCCGATATGAGCCGTGGCCTGATCGGCATCCGCTCCACCTTTGGTAATTGGGATCTTGAATCTGCACTGTATTACAGCAAGAACAAAATCACCTCCATCGACTACAAGCAATTGTTGAAAGATAAGGTGCTGGATGCCTACTTCAATGGTGGATATGACCCCTTTGCCGCATGGAACCCTGATGAGCTGGTCAGACCATTGTTGACTGATGTGCACCGCGAAGCCACTTCAGAGATCAGAGTGGCCGATGTCAAGATGTCCAATGGTGAACTCTTCAAGCTGGGCGAAGGCTCAGTCGGCTTTGCCTGGGGCGCCAGCACCAGCAAGGAAAAAATGGCAGATATCCCCGATGCCCAACTGGCCGCCAACAACATTGAGAACTGGGGCGGCACAAGAAGCGAAGGTGATCGTAAGCTGCACTCCATCTATGGTGAATTCAGCCTGACACCAATCAAGCAATTGGAGATCCAGCTGGCTGCACGCCATGACCGTTACAGCGATTTCGGTGGCACCACCAACCCGAAACTGGCGATGCTGTTCAAGCCATCTGATCAAGTACTGGTCAGAGGCGGCATCACTACATCGTTCAAGGCGCCTACACTGCCCCAGCTCTACATGAAGGAGACCAAGTCATTCAACGCTGGCGTTGCTGACTGGGTAAGATGCCGTCCGCTGAAGCTGACCAAAGCGCAATGCGTTTATTTCCCAGAGGAAAAACTGGTTGGCAACAAAGATCTGCAAGCCGAGAAATCCAAGAACATGTCGTTCGGGATCGCCCTGCAACCCACGCAGAATCTCTACGCCAGCCTGGATTGGTTCCGTATCCTGCAAAGAGACACCGTCCAGCTTCTGGATGCCCAGTACATGCTGGATAACGAAGACAAAGACCCAGCACTGGCGCGTCTGATCGAACGTGACCCCCGTAACAAGGCGCTCGAAGCACGCTTCCCGGGCCTGGAGCGCGGTCGTCTGTTCAGAATGCTGCGCCCTTACCGAAATGTTGGCCGCACAGATGTCGAAGGTTACGATCTGGAGCTGCGCTACGATATTTCCCTGGGCGAATGGGGTAAGCTGACGTTGCGGGATGACTTCAACAACCTGCTGCATTTAGAGCAATCGACTGTTGAAGACGGCCCAACCTCAAATCGCGTTGGTGGCTATGACACCCCGAGATGGCGCAATGCGTTCACCATCACTTATTCGAACAAAGCTTGGGATGGCTCGCTCAAGGCCAAAACCGTTGCACGGACACTGGATGTATCCGACCCACGTTTTGTCGATCCAAGCCTTGATGGACAGGTCGGTGCCTACACCATCTTCGATGCGAACTTCAACTATCGTGGTATCCGCAGTCTGACCTTGAACGCCGGGATCAAGAACCTATTCAATAAGACCCCGCCGTTCCTGATCAATCTAGACAGCTTTGCTGGTGCCACAACAGACCGGATCGGACGTATCTTCTACGCCAATGCACGGTACCAGTTCAAATAA